In Sphaeramia orbicularis chromosome 14, fSphaOr1.1, whole genome shotgun sequence, the following are encoded in one genomic region:
- the LOC115432616 gene encoding olfactory receptor 2K2-like, translating to MGAAASTGCPEPSPPSPAPLRGQSKPANTPGLSTTKLLLMENITVVAPLKQPITFVLEGFYVPPGYGSLLFFLALLDFVVVLLGNGTVILIIIIDRSLHRPMFVMICNLAVCDLLGVIAVTPRFMIHFLTGQRRIAYSHAIAQAFCVHTYGVAVQTILCAMAYDRYIAVCEPLRYHSIMTSTRLIFSCALAWFIALLCIGVLFYFHIDVPLCGNIIQHVYCSNRAILKLACGPTTLSNIYGLSMSWSLSTSVFIVIAFSYIKILQATVTKGKADSSIRSKAFQTCASHLVVYVLFEIATTIIVLSHRFPSMSQNIKKFCSILFTIIPPAVNPIIYGLVSTELRKSVIKLFRLTVRQI from the exons aCCAAACTGCTGTTGATGGAGAACATAACCGTGGTAGCTCCTCTCAAACAGCCCATCACGTTCGTGCTGGAGGGCTTCTATGTACCACCAGGATATGGTTCGCTCCTCTTTTTCTTGGCTTTGCTGGACTTTGTGGTTGTCCTGCTGGGGAACGGAACAGTGATCCTCATCATTATCATCGACAGGAGCCTGCACAGACCCATGTTCGTGATGATTTGTAACCTGGCGGTGTGTGACCTGCTGGGGGTCATAGCAGTTACACCTCGATTTATGATTCACTTCTTGACAGGACAGAGGAGGATCGCCTACAGCCACGCCATCGCCCAGGCCTTCTGTGTGCACACATATGGAGTGGCAGTACAGACTATTCTGTGTGCGATGGCCTATGACAG GTACATCGCTGTGTGTGAACCGCTCAGGTATCACTCCATTATGACGTCCACTCGACTGATCTTCAGCTGCGCTTTGGCCTGGTTTATTGCTCTGCTCTGCATTGGTGTActcttttattttcatatagaCGTACCGTTATGTGGAAACATTATCCAACATGTTTACTGCAGTAACCGTGCCATCTTGAAACTGGCCTGTGGACCCACCACTTTGAGCAACATCTACG GCCTGTCCATGAGCTGGTCACTGAGCACGAGTGTCTTCATCGTTATTGCTTTTTCTTACATTAAAATCCTGCAAGCAACAGTAACAAAGGGCAAAGCTGACAGCAGCATCCGCAGCAAGGCCTTCCAGACATGTGCATCACACCTTGTTGTGTATGTTCTGTTTGAAATTGCTACAACAATTATAGTGTTGAGTCATCGTTTTCCCTCCATGTCCCAAAACATCAAGAAGTTCTGCAGTATCCTCTTTACCATCATTCCACCAGCGGTCAACCCCATTATCTATGGACTGGTCAGTACAGAGCTACGCAAAAGCGTCATCAAGTTATTCAGACTAACAGTGAGGCAAATCTAA
- the LOC115432619 gene encoding olfactory receptor 2K2-like — MYMCNHNTKLLLMENITVVVPLKQPITFVLEGFYVPPGYGSLLFFLALLDFVVVLLGNGTVMLIIIIDRSLHRPMFVMVWNLALCDLLGVIAVLPRFMIHFLTGQRRIAYGHAIAQAFCVHTYGAATQTILCAMAYDRYIAVCEPLRYHSIMTTARLIFSLVLAWVTAVMWIGSVLIFHIDIPLCGHFIQHVYCSNRAILNLACGPTTVNNIYGLAMSWFMSSSIFIVIGFSYIKILQASVTKGKGDSSIRSKAFQTCASHLVVYVLFEISTTIIILSHRFPSMSQNIKKFLSILFIIIPPAVNPIVYGLVSTELRKSIIKLFTLKSRKI; from the exons ATGtatatgtgcaaccacaat aCCAAACTGCTGTTGATGGAGAACATAACCGTGGTAGTTCCTCTCAAACAGCCCATCACGTTCGTGCTGGAGGGCTTCTATGTACCACCAGGATACGGTTCGCTCCTCTTCTTCTTGGCTTTGTTGGACTTTGTGGTTGTCCTGCTGGGGAACGGAACAGTGatgctcatcatcatcatcgacaGGAGCCTACACAGACCCATGTTTGTGATGGTTTGGAACCTGGCGCTGTGTGACCTGCTGGGGGTCATCGCAGTTTTGCCTCGATTTATGATTCACTTCTTGACAGGACAGAGGAGGATCGCCTACGGCCACGCCATCGCCCAGGCCTTCTGTGTGCACACATATGGAGCTGCAACACAGACTATTTTGTGTGCCATGGCCTATGACAG GTACATCGCTGTGTGTGAACCACTCAGGTATCACTCCATCATGACAACCGCTCGGCTGATCTTCAGCTTGGTTTTGGCCTGGGTTACTGCAGTGATGTGGATTGGCTCAGTCTTGATCTTTCATATAGACATACCACTATGTGGACATTTCATCCAGCATGTTTACTGCAGTAACCGTGCCATCCTGAACCTGGCCTGTGGACCCACCACTGTGAACAACATTTACG GCCTGGCCATGAGTTGGTTTATGAGCTCGAGCATCTTCATTGTCATTGGTTTTTCTTACATTAAAATTCTGCAAGCGTCAGTAACAAAGGGCAAAGGTGACAGCAGCATCCGCAGCAAGGCCTTCCAGACATGTGCATCACACCTTGTTGTGTATGTTCTGTTTGAAATTTCTACAACAATCATTATTCTGAGTCATCGTTTTCCCTCCATGTCCCAAAACATCAAGAAGTTCCTCAGTATCCTGTTTATCATCATTCCCCCAGCGGTCAACCCCATTGTCTATGGACTGGTCAGTACAGAGCTACGTAAAAGCATCATCAAATTATTTACTCTAAAATCAAGAAAAATATAA
- the LOC115433162 gene encoding olfactory receptor 2H2-like, producing MENYTYNSLTLQLEGLIVSKDASYPVFLFLLISYLFIITANTGIILLIFFDKNLHQPMYLLFNNLSFNDMLGNSIVIPRLLVDMLRPPSERLISYYECVVQAFLIHLSNTASFTVLMIMAFDRYVAICNPLRYAAIMTNKMMIKLTVFAWGAALVLVGILLGLTIRLNRCRTMMKGIYCSNASLFKLSCESVFINNVYGLTFTVVLFSSSIGSIVLTYTQITVVCLTSKNKSLNRKALKTCSTHLVVYMILLLSAMTVIALHRFPQASETKKFVGVLYHIIPGSLNPIVYGIQSKEIQKFLLKFFESKKILPS from the coding sequence ATGGAAAACTACACGTACAACAGTTTGACTCTGCAGCTGGAGGGGTTAATTGTGTCCAAGGATGCTTCGTATCCAGTGTTTCTCTTCCTCCTAATCTCATATCTCTTTATAATTACTGCTAATACTGGAATTattcttctgattttttttgacaaaaacctTCATCAGCCGATGTACCTGCTCTTCAACAACCTGTCATTCAACGACATGCTTGGAAACTCGATTGTGATTCCTCGTTTACTCGTTGACATGTTGCGTCCTCCATCTGAACGCCTTATCAGTTACTATGAGTGTGTGGTTCAGGCTTTTCTTATACATTTATCTAATACTGCGTCTTTCACTGTGCTCATGATTATGGCTTTTGACAGATATGTTGCTATCTGTAACCCACTGCGTTACGCTGCCATTATgactaacaaaatgatgataaAGCTGACAGTTTTTGCCTGGGGGGCAGCCCTTGTTTTGGTGGGGATTCTGCTTGGTTTGACCATAAGGCTAAACAGATGCAGGACTATGATGAAAGGCATTTACTGCAGCAACGCCTCATTATTTAAACTGTCCTGTGAGAGTGTTTTTATTAATAACGTGTATGGCCTTACATTTACTGTAGTTCTCTTTTCGTCCTCTATTGGCAGCATAGTTCTCACTTACACTCAGATCACAGTGGTGTGTCTGACCAGTAAGAACAAGTCTTTGAACAGAAAAGCCTTAAAGACCTGCAGCACTCATCTGGTGGTTTATATGATTCTGCTGCTCAGTGCAATGACTGTGATTGCTCTACATCGCTTCCCCCAGGCATCAGAAACTAAAAAATTTGTCGGTGTCCTGTATCACATCATTCCTGGAAGCCTAAACCCAATTGTTTATGGCATTCAGTCCAAGGAGATACAAAAATTCTTATTAAAATTCTTTGAGTCTAAGAAGATTTTGCCATCATAA
- the LOC115432617 gene encoding olfactory receptor 2K2-like → MANFITGKHSQPLKAASTVEMTKLLLMENITVVAPLKQPITFVLEGFYVPPGYGSLLFFLALLDFVVALLGNGTVILIIIIDRSLHRPMFVMICNLAVCDLLGVIAVTPRFMIHFLTGQRRIAYSHAIAQAFCVHTYGVAVQTILCAMAYDRYIAVCEPLRYHSIMTSTRLIFSCALAWFIALLCIGVLFYFHIDVPLCGNIIQHVYCSNRVILNLACGPTTVNNIYGLSMTWTLSTSVFIVIAFSYIKILQATVTKGKADSSIRSKAFQTCASHLVVYVLFEIAITIIVVSHRFPSMSQNIKQFCSILFAIIPPAVNPIIYGLVSTELRKSVIKLFRLTVTELRESSETAAKQTVTGDQPCLLTHLQEKEQKEEKEGEKRQQKYTTL, encoded by the exons ATGGCTAACTTTATCACTGGTAAACACTCTCAGCCATTAAAAGCTGCTTCCACAGTGGAAATG aCCAAACTGCTGTTGATGGAGAACATAACCGTGGTAGCTCCTCTCAAACAGCCCATCACGTTCGTGCTGGAGGGCTTCTATGTACCACCGGGATACGGTTCACTCCTCTTTTTCTTGGCTTTGCTGGACTTTGTGGTTGCCCTGCTGGGGAACGGAACAGTGATCCTCATCATTATCATCGACAGGAGCCTGCACAGACCCATGTTTGTGATGATTTGTAACCTGGCGGTGTGTGACCTGCTGGGGGTCATAGCAGTTACACCTCGATTTATGATTCACTTCTTGACAGGACAGAGGAGGATCGCCTACAGCCACGCCATCGCCCAGGCCTTCTGTGTGCACACATATGGAGTGGCAGTACAGACTATTCTGTGTGCGATGGCCTATGACAG GTACATTGCTGTGTGTGAACCGCTCAGGTATCACTCCATTATGACGTCCACTCGACTGATCTTCAGCTGCGCTTTGGCCTGGTTTATTGCTCTGCTCTGCATTGGTGTActcttttattttcatatagaCGTACCGTTATGTGGAAACATTATCCAACATGTTTACTGCAGTAACCGGGTCATCTTGAATCTGGCCTGTGGACCCACCACTGTGAACAACATCTATG GTCTGTCCATGACCTGGACACTGAGCACAAGTGTCTTCATCGTCATTGCTTTTTCTTACATTAAAATCCTGCAAGCAACAGTAACAAAAGGCAAAGCTGACAGCAGCATCCGCAGCAAGGCCTTCCAGACATGTGCATCACACCTTGTTGTGTATGTTCTGTTTGAAATTGCTATAACAATTATAGTGGTGAGTCATCGTTTTCCCTCCATGTCCCAAAACATCAAGCAGTTCTGCAGTATCCTTTTTGCCATCATTCCACCAGCGGTCAACCCCATTATCTATGGACTGGTCAGTACAGAGCTACGCAAAAGCGTCATCAAGTTATTCAGACTAACA GTAACTGAGCTGAGGGAGAGCTCAGAGACAGCAGCAAAGCAAACTGTGACAGGAGATCAGCCATGCCTCCTCACACACCTGCAGGAGAAAGAGcagaaggaagagaaggaaggGGAGAAACGCCAACAGAAATACACAACACTGTAG